A single genomic interval of Aureliella helgolandensis harbors:
- a CDS encoding polysaccharide biosynthesis/export family protein, giving the protein MRSKLFQVDGWQRCLTATLWCALALAPTPSLGQSGPSDAPLTGTSSGINRYSFSAHNPPPQPQVEAGRCAPCTVAVDCADTCAMGTQTWGDLHRYNFQPLAHGEHLGPIRLPSTIDYRVRVGDRIRFVYVLSRELLSDSFKLQVGDELQISSNDDDTIRLGDLVLGRGIVIQPDGMLYLPHLGQVRAAGLTIPQLRRQINLGVSDVVKKPKFDVIPISTNTLLEDIRSSVDARAGNGGQSFSDNVHPDGTLRLPKLGALTVQGMTLDELKREVNLQYRQIVSGLEVEPILDQEAQHFVFVYGKVGRPDRYQLNGPTSITQALAMAQGITVGGNRREIVIFRRAEDWRLLATRIDIKGAHLGKVPLPTDEIWLRDNDLIIVPPTPISRFDDFVDQVFTRGIYGVLPFSQIGEGFNANAFQN; this is encoded by the coding sequence ATGCGATCCAAACTATTCCAAGTTGATGGCTGGCAACGTTGCCTGACTGCAACTCTGTGGTGCGCGTTGGCTCTAGCTCCGACCCCATCCCTAGGGCAGAGCGGGCCTAGCGACGCGCCGCTCACGGGGACGAGCAGCGGCATCAACCGCTATAGTTTTTCAGCCCACAACCCGCCCCCTCAGCCACAAGTCGAGGCCGGAAGATGCGCCCCATGCACGGTAGCTGTCGACTGCGCAGATACATGCGCTATGGGAACCCAAACCTGGGGCGACCTGCATCGATACAACTTTCAACCACTGGCCCACGGTGAGCATTTAGGCCCGATCCGCTTGCCCTCGACCATCGACTATCGCGTCCGCGTGGGGGATCGAATCCGATTCGTCTATGTACTGTCGCGGGAACTACTCAGCGATAGTTTCAAGCTCCAGGTGGGCGATGAATTGCAGATATCCTCTAATGACGACGACACGATTCGACTGGGCGATCTGGTTTTGGGACGCGGCATCGTTATCCAACCCGATGGCATGCTGTACTTGCCACACCTGGGACAGGTTCGCGCTGCAGGACTAACGATCCCTCAACTCCGAAGGCAGATCAACCTGGGAGTGAGCGACGTGGTCAAAAAGCCCAAGTTCGACGTGATCCCCATCAGCACCAATACACTGCTGGAAGATATCCGCTCCTCGGTGGATGCGAGAGCCGGTAACGGCGGCCAGAGCTTCAGCGACAATGTTCATCCCGATGGAACGCTGCGGCTGCCCAAGCTGGGCGCTTTGACCGTTCAAGGGATGACGCTGGATGAACTAAAACGCGAAGTCAATTTACAATATCGGCAGATCGTGAGCGGGCTGGAGGTCGAACCCATTCTGGACCAGGAAGCCCAGCACTTCGTCTTTGTCTACGGCAAGGTGGGTCGCCCGGATCGCTACCAACTCAATGGTCCCACTTCGATCACCCAAGCGTTGGCGATGGCACAAGGCATCACCGTCGGCGGAAATCGTCGCGAAATTGTCATCTTCCGCCGTGCGGAAGACTGGCGTTTACTGGCGACCAGAATTGACATCAAGGGTGCTCATCTTGGCAAGGTGCCACTTCCAACCGACGAGATCTGGCTCCGAGACAACGACTTGATCATCGTGCCTCCAACGCCGATCAGCCGCTTCGATGACTTTGTCGATCAAGTGTTCACACGCGGCATTTACGGCGTGCTCCCCTTCTCCCAGATCGGCGAGGGCTTTAACGCGAACGCGTTCCAGAATTAA
- the larE gene encoding ATP-dependent sacrificial sulfur transferase LarE, with amino-acid sequence MSSPGDRRAEGAPEFAQPSRQGATSTSGVFPVAAAAVADLSQELIAWFKPALSYVVALSGGVDSAVVAKAAKLSGVSASAATARSPSVSAVELSDVRRLVDQLQIPHEFIDTREVLDANYRVNDARRCYYCKSTLFSAVRSRFSDAIILTGTNWDDLGDYRPGLTAAQEASVQSPLVDLQIGKQQVRQLAEFWQLHVAEKPASPCLASRIAHGVPVTETRLAMVEQAEGFLRGLGLTEFRVRLHADEVARLEVAPSAISWLASPEISQQITAALKSMGFRFVTLDLEGFRSGSLNPVFQIDNVNSGTRSR; translated from the coding sequence GTGAGTAGCCCTGGCGATCGCCGCGCCGAAGGTGCGCCGGAGTTTGCCCAACCCAGTCGCCAAGGTGCGACTTCAACCTCCGGGGTTTTTCCAGTGGCTGCAGCAGCCGTAGCGGACCTGTCGCAGGAGCTGATTGCTTGGTTCAAGCCAGCTCTTTCTTATGTCGTTGCGCTCAGTGGTGGTGTCGATAGCGCCGTGGTTGCCAAGGCGGCAAAGTTGTCGGGGGTATCCGCTTCCGCAGCTACCGCTCGCAGCCCCAGCGTGTCTGCGGTCGAACTCAGCGATGTTCGGCGGCTGGTGGACCAGTTGCAGATCCCCCACGAATTCATCGATACGCGCGAAGTGCTGGATGCCAATTACCGCGTCAATGATGCCCGTCGCTGTTACTACTGCAAGTCGACGTTGTTCTCAGCGGTCCGTAGCCGATTTTCAGATGCAATCATCTTGACTGGGACGAACTGGGATGATCTCGGGGATTACCGCCCGGGATTGACCGCCGCGCAGGAAGCCTCGGTGCAGTCACCTTTGGTCGATTTGCAAATCGGAAAGCAGCAGGTTCGCCAGCTGGCAGAATTTTGGCAGTTGCATGTCGCCGAGAAACCCGCCAGCCCGTGCCTCGCCTCGCGTATCGCCCATGGCGTGCCAGTAACCGAAACGCGGTTGGCCATGGTCGAGCAAGCGGAAGGGTTCCTCAGGGGACTGGGGCTGACCGAATTTCGCGTGCGTTTGCATGCCGACGAGGTGGCTCGCTTGGAGGTGGCTCCATCGGCAATTTCCTGGCTGGCCAGTCCTGAGATTTCGCAGCAAATCACCGCGGCGCTCAAGTCCATGGGATTTCGATTCGTGACGCTCGATTTGGAAGGTTTCCGCTCTGGGAGTTTAAATCCCGTTTTCCAAATCGACAACGTTAATTCTGGAACGCGTTCGCGTTAA
- a CDS encoding DUF4912 domain-containing protein: MLNTTAELKAHTKADLAAMAKRLGVAVTGSMRKDELVSVVAKASKASARGKVTKARAKAGTKSKASKSPKSPIAKTRSATKQSAASKSVAAHAEVGKTAKAEAAGARRSKTNGKSSGPQAAGRTTSSNSKRNPGSKVASKAIAAAKPSASSGGRKGRSADEVVAAPKRAVSDKKKAVVSKSKTNPNVLKRIRELQNQKESSKDISFRPTLVRPPGASEPIWEKEPQSDRIALFVRDAYWLHAAWDITRNAIDRAKAAMAEQWHGAKPVLRLLRLDDGSTTSSSETVERDIEIHGGLRNWYIDWSGESVRFRVLVGYLAPNGRYHAIAKSNIVRTPAAGTPEAVDENWSDASAESERIYALSGGYDGEQETSELKQVLEDRTHRNLGAPALAKIGVAAESPFRRRGGFHFDMEVELVVYGSTVPDGYLTLSGEPVSLRSDGSFAVRLPFPDRRQVLPAVACARDGSQQRTIVVAVERNTKVMEPLEKERDTGE; this comes from the coding sequence ATGTTGAATACTACTGCCGAGCTAAAAGCGCACACGAAAGCTGATTTGGCCGCCATGGCAAAACGCCTTGGGGTTGCGGTGACCGGAAGTATGCGAAAGGACGAGCTGGTGTCCGTCGTCGCTAAGGCCTCCAAGGCCTCCGCGCGAGGCAAGGTGACCAAAGCTAGGGCAAAGGCGGGGACGAAAAGCAAAGCTTCTAAATCTCCGAAAAGTCCAATTGCCAAAACGCGTTCTGCCACCAAGCAATCAGCGGCTTCCAAGTCGGTGGCTGCTCACGCAGAAGTGGGGAAGACCGCTAAAGCCGAAGCAGCAGGTGCCCGCCGCTCTAAAACCAATGGCAAGTCCTCCGGTCCGCAAGCTGCGGGACGAACCACCTCGAGTAATTCTAAACGAAATCCTGGTTCCAAAGTAGCGTCCAAAGCAATTGCCGCTGCCAAGCCCTCTGCGAGCAGTGGTGGTCGCAAGGGGCGGTCTGCGGATGAAGTGGTCGCGGCACCCAAGCGTGCCGTCTCTGATAAGAAAAAGGCGGTAGTGTCCAAATCCAAAACCAACCCGAATGTTTTGAAACGCATCCGAGAGCTTCAGAATCAAAAGGAATCCAGTAAGGATATCTCGTTCCGCCCAACACTCGTGCGACCACCAGGAGCGTCGGAACCGATTTGGGAAAAGGAACCTCAGTCGGATCGCATTGCTCTGTTCGTTCGCGATGCCTACTGGTTGCATGCGGCCTGGGACATTACTCGCAATGCAATCGATCGCGCCAAAGCGGCCATGGCCGAACAGTGGCACGGGGCCAAGCCGGTTCTGCGTCTACTTCGACTCGACGATGGCAGCACCACCAGCTCTTCTGAGACGGTAGAACGCGATATCGAAATTCACGGTGGTTTGCGCAATTGGTACATCGACTGGAGTGGCGAGTCGGTGAGGTTTAGGGTCTTAGTCGGCTACTTGGCGCCGAACGGACGCTACCATGCAATTGCGAAGAGCAATATTGTCCGCACTCCCGCGGCAGGCACACCTGAGGCGGTTGACGAGAATTGGTCGGACGCCAGTGCGGAGAGCGAACGAATCTATGCGCTCAGTGGAGGATACGACGGTGAGCAGGAAACCAGTGAGTTGAAGCAGGTTCTCGAGGATCGGACTCATCGCAATTTGGGAGCTCCGGCACTTGCGAAAATTGGAGTGGCAGCCGAGAGTCCATTTCGTCGACGCGGCGGATTTCATTTCGATATGGAAGTCGAACTGGTCGTTTACGGCTCCACCGTTCCAGATGGCTATTTGACACTTAGCGGGGAACCCGTCTCGCTGCGGTCTGACGGATCGTTTGCCGTTCGGCTTCCGTTTCCCGATCGTCGCCAAGTTCTGCCCGCGGTGGCTTGCGCTCGAGATGGCAGCCAGCAGCGCACCATTGTCGTTGCGGTAGAGCGCAATACCAAGGTCATGGAGCCGTTAGAAAAAGAGCGGGATACGGGTGAGTAG
- the atpB gene encoding F0F1 ATP synthase subunit A: protein MASDPLLHIKDSYYFDVPRKLWRADYDSPTQLADQVGNWVIRNDADYQDWEADRIIEELSAVVPNPKALHDAKHAWHDWQHAQPKERHGRPFDQYVEDSVAEFKAKAEKWAKTQADKPQDAAAAYLADHPDAQLSWMLSVTDSESLSKDWAEIRHSMDDRQTLDEYLASDQGNWSAPKLTEYNQHLSGKVFVPQPFGTLRNAYEKQSGFAISRYMIIEVIVAVLILVVFKWLAGKIQNGDAPKGKVWNLLESFLAFIKTDIVEKGIDPHDSPKFMPLFWTMFMFILGCNLMGMLPWVGSPTAALAVTAVLALFVFLVGSTLGIRHFGLVGYLKNLCPELGLPIYLAIFIIPMVWVIEFASLFIKHAILAIRLLANMVAGHMVLLGVMGLAFGAHAATMHAGSWTALSIVAILGTTLLSFMELFVAFLQAYVFTLLAAFFVGSATHHH from the coding sequence ATGGCATCTGATCCACTCCTGCACATCAAGGACAGTTACTACTTCGACGTGCCACGTAAACTGTGGCGTGCGGATTACGACTCCCCTACGCAGTTAGCTGACCAGGTTGGCAACTGGGTGATTCGCAATGATGCGGATTATCAAGATTGGGAAGCGGATCGCATTATCGAAGAGCTGTCTGCAGTCGTCCCCAACCCCAAGGCCTTGCATGACGCAAAGCACGCTTGGCACGATTGGCAACACGCCCAACCCAAAGAGCGTCATGGACGTCCCTTCGATCAATATGTCGAAGATTCCGTCGCCGAGTTCAAGGCCAAGGCGGAAAAATGGGCGAAGACGCAGGCCGACAAGCCACAAGATGCGGCTGCCGCCTACTTGGCAGATCATCCAGACGCACAACTTTCCTGGATGCTAAGCGTCACCGACAGCGAGTCCCTGAGCAAAGACTGGGCGGAAATCCGTCACAGCATGGACGACCGTCAAACACTCGACGAATACTTGGCTAGCGACCAGGGCAATTGGTCCGCTCCCAAGCTTACCGAATACAACCAGCATCTCTCCGGAAAAGTTTTCGTTCCTCAGCCCTTTGGAACACTGCGGAACGCCTACGAGAAGCAATCGGGTTTCGCGATCTCTCGCTACATGATCATCGAGGTCATCGTAGCGGTGTTGATTCTAGTCGTCTTCAAGTGGCTGGCTGGCAAGATTCAGAACGGCGATGCCCCGAAGGGTAAAGTCTGGAATCTGCTCGAGAGTTTCCTAGCTTTCATCAAAACCGACATTGTCGAGAAGGGCATTGACCCGCACGACTCGCCAAAGTTCATGCCGCTGTTTTGGACGATGTTCATGTTCATCCTTGGCTGCAACTTGATGGGCATGCTCCCCTGGGTCGGCTCGCCAACCGCCGCATTGGCGGTCACAGCCGTCCTGGCGTTGTTCGTATTCCTAGTCGGATCGACGCTTGGCATCCGCCACTTTGGTCTCGTCGGCTATTTGAAAAACTTATGCCCGGAGCTAGGTCTACCTATCTACTTGGCGATCTTCATCATTCCGATGGTGTGGGTCATTGAATTTGCTTCGCTGTTCATCAAACACGCAATTCTGGCCATTCGACTCCTTGCCAACATGGTGGCCGGTCACATGGTATTGCTGGGCGTCATGGGACTAGCCTTTGGTGCGCACGCCGCCACCATGCATGCTGGTTCCTGGACCGCATTGTCCATCGTTGCAATTTTGGGCACCACCCTATTGAGCTTTATGGAACTGTTTGTAGCTTTTCTGCAAGCATACGTATTTACCTTGCTGGCCGCCTTTTTCGTGGGCAGCGCAACACACCACCACTAA
- the atpE gene encoding ATP synthase F0 subunit C, which produces MIKAVRTAMWTLGLFIVLASPAAAQEQAFSIPSQIGAGLAVIGAAIGIGMLAKGAVESVARQPEASGTIQTLMIIAAALIEGLAFYAVIVCS; this is translated from the coding sequence GTGATTAAAGCCGTTCGCACCGCTATGTGGACCTTGGGTCTGTTCATCGTGTTGGCTTCCCCAGCTGCTGCCCAAGAGCAAGCGTTCAGCATTCCATCGCAAATTGGTGCTGGCTTGGCTGTAATTGGAGCTGCTATCGGTATTGGCATGCTGGCTAAGGGAGCCGTTGAATCGGTTGCTCGTCAACCAGAAGCTTCGGGCACGATCCAAACACTGATGATTATCGCCGCCGCACTGATCGAAGGTCTTGCGTTTTACGCGGTTATCGTTTGTAGCTAA
- the atpF gene encoding F0F1 ATP synthase subunit B → MSRRFLTTLVITAWFGLVLAGSAVHAQSDADAAEAKDTAPAAATSEQPEDHSTEPTEAKEPAAAHEPASAEHGGEHHDTDPTHANVTDALYEVTDFRTDLAFFTAIVFLLLLAGLYSVAWKPIMQGLEKRERRIAGNIEQAEQAAQQATAKLAQYEAKLATAAEEAQQIVAEARKDAEAAGQKLIASAQEEAARQRDRAVADIESAKRVALSELAGQSADVAMSVAQRIVGREIKADDHQSLIQEMLSKLPSNN, encoded by the coding sequence ATGTCGCGTCGATTTCTCACTACCTTAGTAATTACAGCTTGGTTTGGCCTCGTATTGGCCGGTTCTGCAGTCCATGCGCAATCAGATGCGGATGCTGCCGAAGCCAAGGATACAGCTCCAGCTGCCGCCACCAGCGAACAGCCGGAAGACCATTCCACCGAGCCCACGGAAGCTAAGGAACCTGCAGCCGCGCACGAGCCGGCTTCAGCAGAGCACGGGGGAGAGCATCACGACACCGACCCGACGCATGCCAATGTCACGGATGCCCTGTACGAAGTCACCGACTTCCGCACCGACTTGGCATTCTTCACTGCAATCGTCTTCTTACTGTTGCTGGCGGGCCTGTATAGCGTGGCTTGGAAGCCCATTATGCAAGGTCTAGAAAAGCGTGAGCGACGCATCGCGGGAAACATTGAACAAGCTGAGCAAGCGGCCCAACAGGCCACCGCCAAGCTGGCTCAATACGAAGCGAAGCTAGCAACCGCAGCCGAAGAGGCACAGCAGATCGTGGCCGAAGCACGCAAGGATGCAGAAGCCGCCGGTCAAAAGCTGATTGCTTCAGCTCAAGAGGAAGCAGCCCGTCAACGAGATCGCGCTGTGGCTGATATCGAATCGGCTAAACGCGTCGCTCTCAGTGAATTGGCTGGCCAGTCCGCCGATGTTGCCATGTCGGTAGCCCAGCGGATCGTCGGACGCGAAATCAAAGCCGATGACCACCAAAGCTTGATTCAAGAGATGTTGTCCAAACTTCCCAGTAACAACTAA
- the atpH gene encoding ATP synthase F1 subunit delta, whose amino-acid sequence MMTEISQHETVLDSDQQQVGGLYAKALLAAAGDSVDHIVGEFEAVVKECLDTHPNLEQALSSPRITQEQKESMLDRIFNGRINGTLLNFIKILCRRGRIDSLRAIQVTSKLLREEQLGKTRVSVTSAQPLNDDQRHQIAERLRQAYGREAVLVESVDAGLMGGIVLKIGDQVLDGSASGKLDSLKSAVTDGVQRAIRDRYESLLSN is encoded by the coding sequence ATGATGACTGAGATCTCTCAACACGAAACCGTTCTTGACAGCGATCAACAGCAAGTCGGCGGGCTTTACGCCAAGGCCTTGCTGGCCGCCGCTGGCGATTCGGTAGACCACATCGTGGGCGAATTCGAAGCAGTGGTCAAAGAGTGTCTGGACACACATCCGAACCTGGAACAAGCGCTCTCCTCTCCTCGCATCACGCAGGAGCAGAAAGAGTCGATGCTAGATCGGATTTTTAACGGCCGTATCAATGGCACGTTGCTGAATTTCATCAAAATCCTATGCCGCCGCGGACGCATTGATTCCCTAAGAGCTATCCAAGTCACTTCCAAACTGCTTCGCGAAGAGCAACTCGGCAAGACACGGGTATCCGTCACTTCCGCACAACCGCTCAACGATGACCAACGGCATCAAATCGCCGAGCGACTTCGCCAAGCCTACGGTAGGGAAGCGGTTTTGGTCGAATCGGTCGATGCTGGCTTAATGGGCGGTATCGTACTGAAGATTGGCGATCAAGTCCTCGATGGTAGTGCCTCGGGCAAGCTTGATTCCCTAAAGAGTGCCGTCACCGACGGAGTGCAACGAGCCATTCGCGACCGCTACGAATCGCTGTTGTCCAACTAG
- the atpA gene encoding F0F1 ATP synthase subunit alpha — protein sequence MKFNSDEIASVIQREIETFENQMDVREVGTVLEVSDGIARVYGLSGVMAGEMVQFPSGVIGLAFNLEENSVGIIILGDYLTISEGDEVKALGKLLSVPVGEGIIGRVVDPLGNPLDGRGPVESTEQRPVEIIATGVAERQPVHEPLQTGIKAIDAMTPIGRGQRELIIGDRKTGKTSVAIDAILNQKDTGVKCFYVAIGQKDSSVALVIETLRKYGAMDYTTVVVSGASTPAPLQYMAPYSGTAMAEYFMYNGQHALIVYDDLSKQAVAYRQLSLLMRRPPGREAYPGDVFYCHSRLLERSAKLSDDLGGGSLTSLPIIETQEGEVSAYIPTNVISITDGQIYLQPDLFFKGIRPAMNAGISVSRVGAAAQIKAMKKVAGSLRLDLASFRELEAFAQLGTDLDPATQARLDRGYRMVELLKQPLFEPKSVHEQVIGIYAATRGLMDSVPVENVSDFEKQLVQFMRDRKADVMKKLEDSNELTAEVEEGIKAAIQEFAKTYKPAT from the coding sequence ATGAAGTTCAACTCGGACGAAATCGCCTCGGTGATTCAAAGAGAAATCGAAACGTTCGAGAATCAAATGGACGTCCGCGAAGTCGGAACCGTCCTGGAGGTTAGCGACGGTATCGCACGCGTGTACGGATTGTCCGGCGTCATGGCTGGGGAAATGGTGCAGTTTCCTAGTGGAGTTATCGGCCTCGCCTTTAACTTGGAAGAAAACTCCGTCGGTATCATTATTCTCGGTGACTACCTGACGATTAGTGAAGGCGACGAAGTCAAAGCCCTCGGCAAACTCCTGAGCGTGCCAGTCGGCGAGGGAATTATCGGCCGCGTGGTCGATCCCCTCGGCAACCCGCTCGATGGACGTGGCCCCGTCGAGTCCACCGAACAACGCCCCGTCGAAATCATCGCCACGGGTGTAGCAGAACGCCAACCAGTTCACGAACCACTGCAAACCGGGATCAAGGCCATTGATGCCATGACCCCCATCGGCCGTGGACAACGGGAATTGATCATCGGTGACCGTAAAACCGGTAAGACCTCGGTTGCCATCGATGCGATCCTGAACCAGAAGGACACGGGCGTTAAGTGCTTCTATGTAGCCATCGGCCAAAAGGACTCCTCGGTCGCCCTGGTGATTGAAACGCTGCGTAAGTATGGTGCAATGGACTACACCACCGTGGTCGTGTCAGGTGCCAGTACACCCGCTCCACTGCAATACATGGCTCCCTATTCGGGAACCGCAATGGCCGAGTACTTCATGTACAATGGTCAACACGCGCTGATCGTCTATGACGATTTGAGCAAGCAAGCGGTTGCCTACCGTCAGCTGTCGTTGCTGATGCGACGTCCACCAGGACGCGAGGCTTACCCTGGTGACGTGTTCTACTGTCACAGCCGGTTGCTCGAACGCTCTGCCAAACTGTCCGACGATTTGGGAGGCGGTTCGCTTACCAGCTTGCCAATCATCGAAACGCAAGAAGGCGAAGTTTCCGCCTATATCCCGACGAACGTGATTTCCATCACTGACGGACAAATCTACTTGCAACCCGACCTGTTCTTCAAGGGCATCCGTCCTGCGATGAACGCTGGGATTTCCGTCTCTCGAGTAGGTGCAGCCGCTCAGATCAAGGCCATGAAGAAGGTCGCCGGTAGCCTTCGCCTGGATCTCGCTTCCTTCCGCGAATTGGAGGCGTTTGCCCAACTTGGAACCGATCTGGACCCTGCCACCCAAGCACGTCTCGATCGTGGATATCGCATGGTGGAACTGCTCAAGCAGCCACTGTTTGAGCCCAAGAGCGTCCATGAGCAGGTCATCGGAATCTACGCAGCGACTCGCGGTTTGATGGATAGCGTTCCAGTCGAGAACGTCTCGGACTTCGAAAAGCAATTGGTCCAATTCATGCGTGATCGCAAAGCAGACGTGATGAAGAAGCTGGAAGATTCCAACGAATTGACCGCTGAGGTCGAAGAGGGCATCAAGGCGGCCATTCAAGAATTTGCGAAGACCTACAAACCTGCGACCTAA
- the atpG gene encoding ATP synthase F1 subunit gamma, producing MANIRELDKRRKSVRNIRKITRTMELIATARFKKAMDRAAAANDYTERITQIVRDLASAGLEVSHPLLAERATVKSSTMLMLTSNRGLCGGYNGGVIRAALLRRKEVSESGIELDFEISGKRGISAMKFREVKIDEMYTHFEDQPAFEEVAAIADRLMEEFTSGRMDRLDVVFTRFISVSKQVPVVETLLPFAQPTAEETANASPDGKNADYEFLPSAESILEEVVPASFRVKLFKCFLDAAVSEQIARMVAMKSATENAGDIIKQLSMTFNRARQSKITQEIMEIIGGVEAMEN from the coding sequence ATGGCAAACATCAGGGAACTCGATAAGCGACGCAAGTCAGTTCGCAATATTCGCAAGATCACGCGAACGATGGAATTGATCGCCACCGCGCGTTTCAAGAAGGCCATGGACCGGGCGGCCGCTGCCAATGACTACACCGAGCGAATCACGCAAATCGTGCGAGATCTGGCTTCGGCGGGTCTTGAGGTTTCGCATCCGCTCCTCGCCGAGCGAGCGACTGTCAAATCGTCCACAATGCTGATGCTAACTAGCAATCGTGGCCTATGCGGCGGTTACAACGGTGGTGTGATTCGTGCTGCCTTGCTGCGACGCAAGGAAGTTAGCGAAAGTGGCATCGAGCTCGATTTTGAGATCAGCGGCAAACGTGGCATCTCCGCCATGAAGTTTCGCGAGGTCAAGATTGATGAGATGTACACCCACTTCGAAGACCAACCCGCCTTTGAAGAAGTGGCAGCGATTGCCGACCGCTTGATGGAGGAGTTCACCTCCGGACGGATGGATCGCTTGGACGTGGTCTTCACCCGTTTCATCAGCGTTTCCAAGCAAGTTCCGGTCGTCGAGACGCTCCTCCCGTTCGCCCAGCCCACTGCGGAAGAAACAGCAAACGCATCTCCCGATGGGAAGAATGCGGATTACGAATTTCTTCCCTCGGCCGAGTCGATCTTGGAAGAGGTGGTACCAGCCAGTTTCCGAGTCAAACTGTTCAAGTGTTTTCTCGATGCTGCCGTGAGCGAGCAAATTGCTCGGATGGTAGCCATGAAGAGTGCAACCGAGAACGCCGGAGACATCATCAAGCAACTCTCGATGACGTTCAACCGAGCTCGACAATCCAAGATTACTCAAGAGATCATGGAAATCATTGGTGGTGTGGAAGCCATGGAAAACTAG
- the atpD gene encoding F0F1 ATP synthase subunit beta translates to MSTATGNKVGRITQVIGSTFDVEFPLDQLPPIYNAVKIQSDLKGVQIDLTGEIQQHLGGGRVRCVALGSTEGLQRGLDCVDTGKPITVPVGQATLGRVFNVLGQPVDKRGDVAADDYWPIHRAAPTVDQLSTNTELFETGIKVVDLLTPFVRGGKAGLFGGAGLGKTVILTELIARIASSHGGYSVFAGVGERTREGTDLWLEMQETEIGTTGRMVIEQTCMLFGQMNEPPGSRLRVALAALTMAEFFRDTTGADTLLFVDNIFRFSQAGSEVSALLGRMPSAVGYQPTLATEMGALQERITSTKKGAITSVQAVYVPADDPTDPAPATAFGQLDAFIYLERSISEKGIYPAIDPLASNSRILDPQYVGDRHYNIARRVQTILQRYRELQDIIAILGVDELSEDDKMVVHRARRIERFLSQPFLVAEKFIGRPGEITTIADTIRSFEEICDGKWDHLPEAAFMYVGSIEQAEEQAKRMAAESKK, encoded by the coding sequence ATGTCGACTGCTACCGGAAACAAAGTTGGACGTATCACCCAAGTGATCGGCTCGACCTTCGATGTCGAGTTTCCTTTGGACCAGCTGCCACCAATTTACAATGCCGTCAAGATTCAATCGGACCTTAAAGGGGTGCAGATTGACCTCACCGGTGAAATCCAACAACACTTGGGTGGCGGACGCGTACGCTGCGTAGCACTCGGAAGCACCGAAGGTCTACAACGCGGTCTGGATTGCGTTGACACTGGCAAGCCGATCACCGTTCCTGTTGGACAAGCTACCCTGGGACGCGTCTTCAATGTATTGGGGCAGCCTGTTGATAAACGGGGTGACGTCGCAGCCGACGATTATTGGCCCATTCACCGCGCCGCTCCCACAGTAGATCAACTATCGACCAACACCGAGTTGTTTGAAACGGGGATCAAGGTCGTCGACCTGCTGACCCCCTTCGTGCGTGGTGGAAAAGCGGGTTTGTTCGGTGGTGCCGGTCTGGGCAAGACGGTTATTCTCACCGAATTGATCGCTCGTATCGCTAGCTCTCACGGCGGTTACTCCGTATTTGCCGGAGTGGGAGAGCGTACTCGAGAAGGCACCGACCTGTGGTTGGAAATGCAGGAAACTGAAATCGGTACAACCGGTCGCATGGTAATTGAGCAAACCTGCATGCTCTTCGGCCAAATGAACGAGCCACCAGGCTCACGTCTTCGCGTGGCTTTGGCCGCGTTGACCATGGCCGAATTCTTCCGCGATACAACCGGTGCAGATACGCTGTTGTTTGTCGATAACATCTTCCGCTTCTCGCAAGCGGGTAGTGAAGTATCGGCTCTGCTCGGACGGATGCCCTCCGCGGTAGGTTATCAACCTACACTGGCCACAGAAATGGGTGCCCTCCAAGAACGAATTACGTCGACGAAGAAGGGTGCCATCACTTCGGTACAAGCCGTATATGTACCTGCGGATGACCCGACCGACCCCGCTCCTGCCACAGCCTTCGGTCAGTTGGACGCGTTTATCTATCTAGAGCGTTCGATCTCCGAAAAGGGTATTTATCCTGCCATCGATCCTCTGGCGTCCAACAGCCGGATTCTGGATCCGCAATACGTAGGGGACCGCCACTACAATATCGCCCGTCGCGTTCAAACGATCCTCCAACGCTACCGTGAATTGCAAGACATTATTGCCATCCTAGGTGTGGATGAATTGAGCGAAGATGACAAGATGGTCGTGCATCGCGCCCGACGCATCGAACGCTTCCTGTCGCAACCCTTCTTGGTGGCTGAAAAGTTCATTGGTCGTCCTGGAGAAATCACCACGATTGCCGATACGATTCGCAGCTTCGAAGAAATCTGTGATGGCAAGTGGGATCACCTGCCCGAAGCGGCCTTTATGTATGTCGGCTCCATCGAGCAAGCCGAAGAGCAAGCCAAACGCATGGCTGCTGAGAGCAAGAAATAA